In the Anguilla anguilla isolate fAngAng1 chromosome 7, fAngAng1.pri, whole genome shotgun sequence genome, one interval contains:
- the dcp1b gene encoding LOW QUALITY PROTEIN: mRNA-decapping enzyme 1B (The sequence of the model RefSeq protein was modified relative to this genomic sequence to represent the inferred CDS: inserted 2 bases in 1 codon), protein MTASMAGTGTCLAAKGLDISLAALKRQDPYINNIVDVASQVALYTFSNRANEWEKTDVEGTLFVYTRLASPRHGFTIMNRLNMDNLTEPITKDLDFQLQDPFLLYRNARLSIYGIWFYDKADCLRIAELMKDLTRQEQVLAQRDEDISPRAVRMEDSKGVDILQMLTKARDEYDKGKPCSEPKEIASSSVIYDNPHLIKPIPVKPLERAHGAQQGLQDSDVEPRHLSLAALFGAQSQPEHVSPQAGSGGGRPAGPRPAVARSLSYEEPARPGAGGXPLSGSPPQHCPAIQKLMSAQRAPTELLQPVSESPENRLCENGVLQPPHHCQGRDPLHRLFQNPPAAVGPPCCAHPPPPLQQPPPLHGHPGLGGALPLPHPHHPAAKPLFFSPGKPQLPPQGTGVVSPHELLQRLQLVQQEQSLSAEPVRPALAPRFQDPALQPRPQPHPHPHPQALPTLQPHPQALPALQPHPQPHPQAMPALQPHPQAMPTLQPHPHPQSLPAMPLDGWTDKPSGPMVSEKPNPLFQGISPQRIPVTTSPTLLMSPMVFAQSKSAKAGIACSPTPVPPMPPQAPEDPRTLTKSQLQATLLHLIQTDAAFLDTIYKAYICSFSKDTVTKKL, encoded by the exons ATGACTGCGAGTATGGCTGGAACGGGCACCTGTCTTGCCGCAAAAGGTTTGGACATAAGTCTTGCCGCTTTGAAGAGACAAGACCCCTACATCAACAACATAGTAGATGTGGCTAGTCAAGTGGCGTTATATACTTTCAGCAACAGAGCAAATGAATGG GAGAAGACGGATGTAGAAGGAACCTTATTTGTATATACCAG GTTGGCCTCTCCCAGACATGGCTTCACCATCATGAACCGACTGAACATGGACAACCTGACTGAACCCATCACCAAGGACCTGGACTTCCAGCTGCAGGACCCCTTCTTGCTCTATAGGAATGCCCGTT TGTCCATCTACGGTATCTGGTTCTATGACAAGGCGGACTGCCTGCGCATCGCCGAGCTGATGAAGGA tctgACGAGGCAGGAGCAGGTGCTGGCCCAGCGGGACGAGGACATCTCCCCCAGAGCTGTCCGCATGGAGGACAGCAAGGGGGTCGACATCCTGCAGATGCTGACCAAGGCTCGGGACGAGTACGACAAG GGAAAGCCCTGCTCCGAGCCGAAGGAGATCGCCAGCAGCAGTGTGATCTATGACAACCCCCACCTGATCAAACCCATTCCCGTCAAACCGCTGGAGAGAGCGCACGGGGCCCAACAGGGCCTGCAG GACAGCGATGTGGAGCCCAGGCACCTCTCCCTGGCTGCTCTTTTTGGGGCGCAGTCCCAGCCCGAGCACGTGTCCCCCCAGGCGGGGTCGGGGGGCGGCAGACCAGCGGGGCCCCGCCCGGCAGTGGCCCGCTCCCTGTCCTACGAGGAGCCGGCCCGGCCGGGCGCGGGGGG GCCCCTGTCGGGCAGccccccccaacactgcccCGCTATCCAGAAGCTGATGAGCGCCCAGAGGGCCCCGACTGAGCTTCTGCAACCCGTGTCCGAGTCCCCCGAAAACCGGCTCTGCGAGAACGGGGTCCTGCAGCCCCCCCACCACTGCCAGGGCAGGGACCCCCTCCACAGACTGTTCCAGAACCCCCCCGCCGCCGTCGGCCCCCCCTGCTGCGCCCACCCGCCTCCCCCGCTGCAgcagccccctcccctgcatGGCCACCCCGGCCTGGGGGGagcccttcccctcccccacccccaccaccccgccgCCAAGCCCCTGTTCTTCAGCCCCGGCAagccccagctgcccccccaGGGCACGGGCGTGGTCTCCCCCCACGAGCTCCTGCAGcggctgcagctggtgcagcaggagcagagccTGAGCGCCGAGCCCGTCCGGcccgccctcgccccccgcTTTCAGGACCCTGccctgcagccccgcccccagccccacccccacccccacccccaggccctGCCCACTCTGCAGCCCCATCCCCAGGCCCTGCCTGCCctgcagccccacccccagccccacccccaggccaTGCCCGCCctgcagccccacccccaagccATGCCCACCctgcagccccacccccacccccagtccctGCCCGCCATGCCCCTGGACGGCTGGACAGACAAGCCCTCCGGCCCCATGGTGTCCGAGAAGCCAAACCCTCTGTTCCAG gggatcTCTCCCCAGCGCATCCCGGTCACCACGTCCCCCACTCTGCTCATGTCCCCCATGGTCTTCGCCCAGAGCAAATCGGCTAAAGCTGGGATCGCCTGCAGCCCCACTCCGGTCCCCCCGatgcccccccaggcccccgaGGATCCCCGAACCCTGACCAAGAGCCAGCTCCAGGCCACCCTGCTGCACCTGATCCAG ACTGATGCAGCCTTCCTGGATACCATCTACAAGGCATACATCTGCAGCTTCTCTAAGGACACAGTCACAAAAAAGCTGTGA